One stretch of Candidatus Omnitrophota bacterium DNA includes these proteins:
- the rlmN gene encoding 23S rRNA (adenine(2503)-C(2))-methyltransferase RlmN, whose amino-acid sequence MDRMDIKNLSEDELKAELVKLGEKPYRAAQIFRWLYKDGATSFDGMTDLGKALREKLKGHFHMTKLALADSKHSLVDGTTKYLFKLEDGNTIESVFLPEPKRVTLCLSSQVGCKFACSFCASAPFGFVRNLKSSEILDEVISIKNLNKDASITNIVFMGIGEPLDNYDNVMRAIRILNDEDAFKIGARKITISTCGVIPGIEKLSNEKLQIELSVSLHSADDKMRSKLLPVNKVYPLKELIAACKNYTKNTNRLITFEYVMIKGVNCSKDDALKLAKLLKGMMAKVNTIAYNQIRAKDYEPPSSEDVKNFMRVLKTHNVDAMHRKSKGEDIDAGCGQLRISKF is encoded by the coding sequence TCGGAGGATGAGCTGAAAGCCGAGCTTGTTAAGCTTGGCGAGAAGCCGTATAGGGCCGCGCAGATATTCAGATGGCTCTATAAGGACGGCGCTACGTCATTCGATGGGATGACCGATCTTGGCAAGGCCCTGCGTGAAAAGCTTAAAGGCCATTTTCATATGACTAAATTAGCGTTGGCAGACTCAAAGCACTCGCTGGTCGACGGGACGACCAAGTATTTATTTAAGCTGGAAGACGGCAATACCATTGAATCGGTCTTTTTACCCGAGCCTAAGAGGGTAACGCTTTGTCTGTCGTCGCAGGTGGGATGTAAATTCGCCTGCAGCTTTTGCGCGAGCGCGCCTTTCGGGTTTGTGAGAAATCTAAAATCTTCGGAAATACTCGATGAAGTCATATCTATTAAAAACCTCAATAAGGACGCATCCATCACAAACATTGTGTTTATGGGGATAGGAGAGCCTCTTGATAATTATGACAATGTAATGAGAGCTATACGGATACTTAACGATGAAGACGCGTTCAAAATAGGAGCGCGTAAAATTACGATATCAACCTGCGGCGTAATACCCGGCATAGAAAAACTGAGTAATGAAAAATTACAGATAGAGCTTTCTGTGTCGCTGCACAGCGCGGACGATAAGATGCGATCGAAACTTTTGCCGGTAAATAAGGTATATCCGCTGAAAGAGCTTATAGCGGCTTGTAAAAATTATACCAAAAATACCAATAGGTTAATCACTTTTGAATACGTGATGATAAAAGGTGTTAATTGCTCCAAAGACGACGCTCTAAAGCTCGCTAAATTGCTGAAAGGCATGATGGCCAAGGTCAACACAATAGCATATAACCAGATACGCGCAAAAGACTATGAGCCTCCATCTTCAGAGGATGTAAAAAATTTCATGCGCGTTCTTAAAACGCATAATGTAGACGCGATGCATCGTAAGTCCAAGGGTGAGGATATCGACGCAGGCTGCGGACAATTAAGGATCTCAAAGTTTTGA
- a CDS encoding vitamin B12-dependent ribonucleotide reductase — translation MDKKLDVNRELSPNAMKVLEKRYIKKDASGNCLETPEDLFRRVAKNIAQADLKYGRRGEVAKIEEDFFEMMARLEFLPNSPTLMNAGRDLQQLSACFVLPIDDSMESIFETIKDTALIHKSGGGTGFSFSRLRAKNSPVRSTGGISSGPVSFMKVFNAATQAVKQGGTRRGANMGILRVDHPDILEFIACKENDKEITNFNISVAITEDFMKKAITGEDYDLVDPKTKSVVQKLNAKKVFDTIIQMAWRNGEPGIIFIDRINRDNPTPKVGKIESTNPCGEQPLLPYESCNLGSINLAKMVTEDRKIDWNKMADRIEKAVHFLDNVIDMNAYPIKKIDDMTKSNRKIGLGVMGFADMLFMLGIRYDSDDAIALAEKIMKFMLDSSRKASEKLARERGAFHNFKGSLFDTPGAKPLRNATLTTIAPTGTLSIIANSSSGIEPVFAITYVRNIMDNTKLVEAHPYFQQVAEEKGFYTPELMTLISQKGTIKGISEIPEDVQNLFVTAHDIEPIWHIRMQSAFQKYTNNAVSKTVNLPSEATTEDVKTIYMMAYKSGCKGVTIYRDKSREEQVLNKPSNPEESQQKKALEPVTKVKISPRPRPPVIVGTTSKIATGCGNLYITINEDEQGQPFEAFMHMGKAGGCAMSQLEAIGRLLSLALRSGIEISSIVEQLRGIRCPSPSWEKGGRIFSCSDAIARAIEQRVQDAKQRRASQGLKSEPAAQIDTDIPTQSDNSNGISKIGTIKKAGNIVGVCPDCGGALWHMEGCMVCKSCGYSKCG, via the coding sequence ATGGATAAGAAGCTGGATGTAAACAGGGAGCTTTCGCCCAATGCGATGAAAGTTCTCGAGAAAAGGTATATTAAAAAAGATGCCTCCGGTAATTGTCTCGAAACGCCGGAAGATCTATTCCGCCGTGTCGCAAAAAATATAGCGCAGGCGGACCTTAAGTACGGCAGAAGGGGCGAAGTCGCGAAAATAGAAGAAGATTTTTTTGAAATGATGGCAAGGCTGGAGTTTTTGCCAAACTCGCCGACGCTTATGAATGCCGGCAGGGATCTTCAGCAGTTATCGGCATGTTTCGTCCTTCCTATAGATGACTCGATGGAATCTATATTCGAAACTATTAAGGACACAGCACTCATACATAAATCAGGCGGCGGCACAGGATTCAGCTTCTCAAGGTTAAGAGCAAAAAATTCCCCGGTCCGTTCTACAGGAGGCATATCGAGCGGGCCCGTTTCATTTATGAAGGTTTTTAACGCCGCAACGCAGGCGGTAAAGCAGGGCGGAACGCGCCGCGGCGCTAATATGGGGATATTAAGAGTAGACCACCCGGATATCTTGGAGTTCATAGCCTGCAAAGAGAACGACAAAGAGATAACGAACTTCAATATATCTGTCGCGATAACGGAAGACTTCATGAAGAAGGCCATAACGGGAGAGGACTACGACCTGGTGGATCCCAAGACCAAAAGCGTAGTGCAGAAGCTCAACGCGAAAAAAGTTTTTGATACAATAATACAGATGGCCTGGAGAAACGGCGAGCCGGGAATAATATTTATAGACAGGATCAACAGGGATAATCCGACTCCTAAGGTAGGCAAGATAGAATCCACTAATCCATGCGGAGAACAGCCGCTTCTGCCGTATGAGAGCTGTAATCTCGGCTCGATAAATCTCGCGAAGATGGTTACCGAAGACAGAAAGATAGACTGGAATAAGATGGCCGATAGGATCGAAAAGGCCGTTCACTTCCTGGATAACGTCATCGATATGAATGCATATCCGATAAAGAAGATAGATGACATGACGAAGTCGAACAGGAAGATAGGCCTTGGCGTAATGGGGTTTGCCGATATGCTTTTTATGCTGGGAATACGCTACGATTCCGATGATGCCATTGCGTTGGCCGAAAAGATTATGAAGTTTATGCTCGACTCCTCGCGCAAGGCCTCTGAAAAATTGGCACGCGAAAGAGGGGCGTTTCATAACTTCAAAGGAAGCTTGTTCGATACGCCCGGAGCTAAACCGTTAAGAAACGCTACCCTTACAACGATAGCGCCTACAGGAACACTTTCTATAATAGCGAATTCATCCAGCGGTATAGAGCCGGTATTTGCTATTACCTATGTCAGGAATATAATGGACAATACCAAATTGGTCGAGGCGCACCCATATTTTCAACAAGTGGCCGAAGAGAAAGGCTTCTATACTCCGGAACTGATGACTCTTATCTCCCAAAAAGGTACGATAAAGGGTATTTCTGAGATTCCCGAGGATGTTCAGAATCTTTTTGTGACGGCTCACGACATAGAGCCGATATGGCACATAAGGATGCAGTCGGCGTTCCAGAAATATACCAATAACGCTGTTTCGAAGACTGTAAATCTTCCGTCAGAAGCGACAACCGAAGACGTGAAGACCATATATATGATGGCCTACAAGAGCGGTTGCAAAGGTGTTACCATATATAGGGACAAGTCGCGCGAAGAGCAGGTATTAAATAAGCCATCCAATCCTGAAGAGTCCCAGCAGAAGAAGGCGCTCGAGCCGGTAACAAAGGTAAAGATAAGCCCAAGACCGCGTCCGCCTGTGATAGTGGGAACGACCTCCAAGATAGCGACAGGCTGCGGTAACCTGTATATAACAATAAACGAAGACGAACAGGGCCAGCCCTTTGAAGCATTCATGCATATGGGTAAGGCCGGCGGGTGCGCAATGAGCCAGCTTGAGGCAATAGGAAGACTCCTTTCATTAGCCCTGCGCAGCGGCATAGAAATAAGCTCTATAGTCGAACAGTTGCGCGGAATACGCTGTCCTTCACCAAGCTGGGAGAAGGGCGGCAGGATATTCTCATGCAGTGATGCCATAGCGCGTGCGATAGAGCAGAGAGTGCAGGACGCGAAACAAAGAAGGGCGTCTCAAGGCTTAAAGAGTGAACCGGCAGCGCAGATAGATACCGATATCCCTACGCAATCAGACAATTCTAACGGTATTTCCAAGATAGGCACAATTAAGAAAGCAGGGAATATTGTAGGCGTATGTCCTGACTGCGGAGGAGCTTTATGGCACATGGAAGGCTGTATGGTATGCAAATCATGCGGCTATTCTAAGTGCGGATAA
- a CDS encoding folylpolyglutamate synthase/dihydrofolate synthase family protein — translation MIYQEALLYLESFVNYEKIDSYDYRSSLKLEKMKRFAALLGDPQNHTRSIHVAGTKGKGSTAAFIYSILSNAGFKVGLYTSPHLVDFRERIRINGELISEEDLSSILDKIRNIVENYMKDDRPSFFEVYTALAYLYFKDKKCDFAVYEVGLGGRLDATNLIEPLVCVITPLSYEHMDKLGNTLEEIASEKCGIIKSGSICVSAPQDARALKIIEKTCDERGSRLILVGRDIIFKEISYNDTGEVFDIYGASYEYHNLKSRLLGAHQIINAATAIGVIESLKARGVNISEDAVKGGVEAAKWDGRLEVLGKNPYIVLDGAQNKASAGCLADAVKKVFKYRKLILVLGVSKDKDLMGILGELMPISDSAIFTKSSIVARAMEPEKIIEAARKIDSDMENITTASSVKEALDKALSSADKRDLILVTGSLFVVGEAKSYLAEERTVECTKIQ, via the coding sequence ATGATATATCAAGAAGCATTGTTATATCTCGAGAGTTTCGTTAATTACGAGAAGATAGATAGTTATGATTATAGATCTTCGTTGAAACTCGAAAAGATGAAACGTTTCGCGGCCCTTCTCGGTGATCCGCAAAATCATACCAGGTCTATCCACGTGGCAGGGACAAAGGGTAAAGGGTCCACCGCCGCTTTTATATATTCTATTTTAAGTAACGCCGGTTTTAAAGTGGGCCTATATACTTCGCCGCACCTGGTGGATTTTCGCGAGAGAATCAGGATAAACGGCGAACTCATAAGCGAAGAAGATCTCTCGTCTATCTTAGACAAGATCCGTAATATCGTGGAAAACTATATGAAGGATGATCGCCCTTCATTTTTCGAAGTATATACAGCCCTCGCCTATCTTTATTTCAAGGATAAAAAATGCGATTTTGCTGTTTATGAGGTCGGCTTAGGCGGAAGGCTCGACGCGACGAATTTAATAGAGCCTCTCGTATGTGTTATAACACCCCTAAGCTATGAGCATATGGATAAGCTGGGTAATACACTGGAAGAGATAGCGTCGGAAAAATGCGGAATAATAAAATCCGGTTCGATATGCGTATCAGCGCCTCAGGATGCCCGGGCACTTAAAATAATAGAGAAGACGTGCGATGAAAGAGGGTCTCGTCTAATTTTAGTAGGCAGGGATATTATTTTTAAAGAAATAAGCTATAACGATACCGGAGAGGTTTTTGATATATATGGCGCATCATATGAATATCACAACCTTAAGTCGCGCCTTTTAGGTGCGCACCAGATTATCAATGCCGCCACAGCGATAGGCGTTATAGAGTCATTGAAGGCGCGCGGAGTTAATATTTCCGAAGATGCTGTCAAAGGGGGCGTTGAAGCCGCGAAGTGGGATGGGCGGCTGGAAGTATTAGGCAAGAACCCGTATATTGTGCTGGATGGCGCGCAGAACAAGGCAAGTGCCGGTTGTTTGGCGGATGCCGTAAAAAAAGTATTTAAATACAGGAAGCTTATCCTTGTTTTAGGGGTATCGAAGGATAAGGACTTAATGGGTATCCTGGGCGAATTGATGCCTATAAGCGATTCAGCAATATTTACAAAATCCAGCATAGTCGCAAGGGCGATGGAGCCGGAAAAGATAATAGAGGCCGCCAGAAAAATAGATAGTGATATGGAAAATATTACGACGGCCTCGAGCGTTAAAGAAGCGCTTGATAAGGCACTGTCGAGCGCGGATAAGAGAGACCTTATTCTTGTCACGGGATCGCTATTTGTTGTCGGAGAGGCCAAGTCTTATTTAGCGGAAGAAAGAACTGTTGAATGCACAAAAATACAATAG
- a CDS encoding glycosyltransferase family 2 protein yields the protein MNKKNRQLRRFFEMVPGLATWTTILGLIIVSVIKPLWVAIFIIVFDLYWVIRVGYFTTLLVFAYRRLEVEKKINWIKRCEELKAIDGLELSNIYQAVVFPVYKEGPEVLASSIQALIHSNYDKKKMIVELTIEQRGGEAVWENAKELQERFRKNFYEFIITRHPDGIKGEAKTKGANATWGAKVLKEFLDARKIDYQHVIISCFDADTCAEKEYFGCLAYHYITNPKRTKSSYQPIPVYNNNIWHARSIARVIELGSSFMQMIETMRLDKFVTFSSHSMSFKTLVDVDYWPVDMISDDSVIYWKCFLYFDGDYSVMPMYVTVSLDIATDKTIIPTIVKQYKQKRRWAWGVENFPYVMMGFLKNKNIPLTKKIRRGFHLFESHYTWAVWAIIVTFIAPLPLIFGGVIFRQTMMGYNLPSIAAALFRVTIVTMFICMLMSIRLLPPRPKDVKPQKRLIMFTQWILAPLLAACVGSTPAIDAQTRLMLGKYMHFHVTEKIRHGTTSG from the coding sequence ATGAACAAAAAAAATAGACAGTTGAGAAGATTTTTTGAGATGGTGCCCGGGCTCGCGACTTGGACTACCATATTGGGCCTTATTATAGTCTCTGTAATCAAACCGTTGTGGGTCGCGATATTTATTATAGTATTCGACCTCTACTGGGTCATTCGCGTAGGGTACTTTACAACGCTTCTGGTATTCGCGTATAGAAGGCTTGAGGTGGAGAAGAAGATAAATTGGATAAAAAGATGCGAAGAGTTGAAGGCGATAGACGGCCTCGAGCTCTCAAATATATACCAGGCCGTCGTATTTCCCGTATATAAAGAAGGGCCGGAGGTATTGGCTTCGTCTATACAGGCTCTGATACATTCCAATTATGATAAAAAGAAGATGATAGTGGAATTGACAATAGAGCAGCGTGGCGGAGAAGCTGTGTGGGAGAATGCGAAGGAATTACAGGAGCGGTTCAGAAAGAATTTTTATGAATTTATTATAACGAGGCATCCCGACGGCATTAAAGGAGAGGCAAAGACAAAAGGTGCCAACGCGACATGGGGCGCCAAAGTTTTAAAGGAGTTTCTTGATGCCAGGAAAATAGATTATCAGCATGTTATAATATCCTGTTTTGACGCCGATACCTGCGCGGAAAAAGAATATTTCGGGTGCCTTGCCTACCACTATATAACAAATCCCAAGAGGACCAAATCGAGCTATCAGCCGATCCCTGTCTATAATAACAATATATGGCATGCGCGTTCTATCGCCCGTGTTATAGAGTTGGGATCAAGCTTTATGCAGATGATAGAGACGATGCGGCTCGATAAGTTCGTTACTTTTTCCAGTCACAGCATGAGTTTTAAGACGCTGGTAGACGTGGATTACTGGCCTGTAGATATGATATCCGATGATTCTGTTATCTATTGGAAGTGTTTTTTATATTTTGACGGCGATTATTCCGTTATGCCGATGTATGTAACGGTATCGCTCGATATAGCGACCGATAAGACTATAATCCCCACCATAGTAAAACAATATAAGCAGAAGCGAAGGTGGGCATGGGGCGTGGAAAATTTTCCATACGTTATGATGGGTTTTTTGAAGAATAAGAATATACCGCTAACAAAGAAGATCAGGCGCGGCTTTCATCTATTTGAAAGCCATTATACATGGGCCGTATGGGCAATTATAGTCACATTTATCGCCCCGCTGCCTCTCATCTTCGGCGGAGTGATCTTCAGGCAGACTATGATGGGGTACAATCTTCCCAGCATAGCGGCGGCGTTGTTCAGGGTAACGATAGTTACCATGTTCATATGCATGCTTATGAGTATAAGGCTTTTACCGCCCAGGCCCAAAGACGTGAAGCCCCAAAAAAGGCTTATCATGTTTACACAGTGGATACTGGCGCCGCTTCTCGCGGCCTGCGTTGGATCGACGCCCGCTATTGACGCGCAGACACGGCTCATGTTAGGCAAGTATATGCATTTTCACGTAACTGAAAAGATCAGGCACGGCACAACATCAGGTTAG
- the gpmA gene encoding 2,3-diphosphoglycerate-dependent phosphoglycerate mutase, with translation MKKLVLLRHGESTWNKENRFTGWTDVDLSEKGLVEAKKAGQTLKKEGFEFDVAYTSVLKRAIRTLWIALDQMDLMWIPVYNSWRLNERHYGALQGLNKSETAAKYGEKQVLIWRRSYDVPPSPLEKTDPRYPGNDPRYKDLAKKDIPATECLKDTVARFLPYWHETIAPAVKSGKRVIIAAHGNSLRALVKYLDNISDKNIVGLNIPTGLPLVYELDDNLKPLKNYYLGDPEEVKKAMDAVANQGKAKK, from the coding sequence ATGAAGAAACTTGTGTTGTTGCGGCACGGGGAGAGCACCTGGAACAAGGAGAACCGGTTTACGGGATGGACGGATGTCGATCTGTCGGAAAAAGGTTTGGTTGAAGCAAAGAAGGCCGGACAGACGCTTAAGAAAGAAGGATTCGAATTCGATGTAGCTTATACATCTGTATTAAAGAGAGCGATAAGGACGCTGTGGATTGCGCTCGACCAGATGGACCTGATGTGGATACCTGTGTATAACTCATGGCGGCTTAATGAACGCCATTATGGCGCGCTGCAGGGGTTGAATAAGTCGGAGACAGCGGCGAAGTACGGCGAGAAGCAGGTCCTTATATGGAGACGCAGCTATGATGTCCCGCCATCACCCCTTGAAAAGACTGATCCCAGATATCCCGGTAATGATCCAAGATACAAAGACCTTGCCAAAAAAGATATACCCGCCACAGAATGTCTTAAAGATACGGTCGCGAGATTTCTTCCTTACTGGCACGAGACGATAGCGCCTGCGGTCAAATCCGGCAAGCGCGTGATAATAGCCGCGCATGGAAACAGTCTAAGAGCGCTGGTAAAATATCTCGATAACATATCGGATAAAAACATCGTCGGATTAAACATACCGACGGGCTTACCGCTTGTGTATGAGCTCGATGATAATCTTAAACCGTTGAAAAATTATTATTTAGGCGATCCGGAAGAAGTAAAAAAAGCCATGGATGCCGTGGCAAATCAGGGAAAGGCTAAAAAGTAA
- the purH gene encoding bifunctional phosphoribosylaminoimidazolecarboxamide formyltransferase/IMP cyclohydrolase — protein sequence MVKIKRALISVSDKAGLGELVKILKKYNVEILSTGGTAKMIRDLGIPAKDVSEHTGFPEMLDGRVKTLHPKVHGALLALRENEEHMQTVKKYEIGLIDMVVVNLYPFEKTVAKPGVKLEEAIENIDIGGPSMLRSAAKNHKSVCVVCDPNDYGRVIAEMEKNSGSISEPLLIELGKKVFARTSTYDAAIYKYLNEPGTGNQEQGEGFPQDLNLKFKKIQDLRYGENPHQKAAFYQGESVDEPSISNAVQLHGKELSFNNIIDLNAALEIVKEFEDPAATIIKHTNPCGTATAKTLAKAYIDALDSDRLSAFGSIVGFNRPVDTELAQTILKEADFVECIIAPSYEAKALEALKVKKNLRLIEVKNFGAKVTKFDKDMKKVVGGLLVQDRDVAHVKESDLKVVTKVKPTVEQLKSLMFGWVVAKHVKSNAIVLCQGTKTVGVGAGQMSRVVSVTIAAEKAGERSKGSVLASDAFFPKEDGIEQAHKAGVKAIIQPGGSIRDNEVVAMADKLGIAMVFTGMRHFKH from the coding sequence ATGGTTAAAATAAAAAGGGCACTGATAAGCGTTTCTGACAAAGCTGGATTAGGGGAACTTGTAAAGATTTTGAAAAAGTACAATGTCGAGATTTTGTCTACCGGCGGCACGGCAAAGATGATACGGGATCTTGGAATACCGGCGAAAGATGTTTCCGAACATACCGGTTTTCCTGAAATGCTGGACGGCAGAGTCAAGACGCTGCATCCAAAAGTGCACGGGGCCCTGCTTGCTCTGCGTGAAAACGAAGAGCATATGCAGACAGTAAAGAAGTACGAGATAGGCCTCATAGATATGGTAGTGGTAAATTTGTACCCTTTTGAGAAGACCGTGGCCAAGCCCGGAGTTAAGCTGGAAGAGGCGATAGAGAATATAGATATCGGCGGGCCGTCGATGTTAAGGAGCGCCGCGAAAAATCACAAGTCAGTTTGCGTAGTATGCGACCCGAACGACTATGGGCGCGTTATCGCGGAGATGGAGAAGAATTCAGGCAGTATTTCAGAGCCGCTTCTCATAGAATTAGGAAAGAAGGTATTTGCCAGGACGTCAACATATGACGCAGCTATTTATAAATATCTTAATGAGCCGGGAACTGGTAACCAGGAACAGGGAGAGGGGTTCCCGCAAGACTTAAATTTAAAATTTAAAAAAATACAGGATCTGCGGTATGGGGAAAATCCTCATCAAAAGGCGGCGTTTTATCAAGGTGAGTCTGTGGATGAACCCAGTATATCGAATGCGGTACAGCTGCATGGCAAAGAACTATCGTTTAATAATATCATAGACCTGAATGCGGCATTGGAGATAGTCAAGGAATTCGAAGATCCGGCCGCGACGATAATAAAACACACAAATCCGTGCGGCACCGCGACGGCAAAGACACTCGCGAAAGCGTATATAGACGCTCTTGACAGCGACCGATTAAGCGCTTTCGGAAGTATTGTAGGATTCAATAGGCCGGTTGACACAGAGCTTGCCCAAACGATACTTAAAGAAGCGGATTTCGTCGAATGTATAATAGCGCCATCCTATGAAGCAAAGGCGCTCGAAGCGCTTAAGGTGAAGAAGAATTTAAGGCTGATCGAAGTGAAGAATTTCGGCGCGAAAGTCACAAAGTTCGATAAAGACATGAAGAAAGTTGTCGGCGGCCTTCTCGTTCAGGATAGGGATGTTGCCCATGTGAAAGAGTCTGATTTAAAAGTTGTCACAAAAGTTAAGCCCACCGTTGAACAGTTGAAGAGCCTTATGTTCGGTTGGGTGGTCGCGAAGCATGTTAAATCTAATGCCATCGTATTGTGCCAGGGAACGAAGACTGTCGGAGTGGGTGCGGGGCAGATGTCGAGAGTGGTATCGGTTACTATAGCCGCTGAAAAAGCGGGTGAGCGCTCAAAAGGCTCTGTGCTCGCAAGCGACGCGTTTTTCCCGAAAGAAGACGGCATAGAGCAGGCCCATAAGGCGGGCGTCAAAGCGATAATACAGCCCGGTGGGTCGATACGCGACAATGAAGTCGTCGCGATGGCGGATAAATTGGGCATAGCAATGGTCTTTACCGGAATGCGCCATTTTAAACACTAA
- a CDS encoding PEGA domain-containing protein, with translation MNKSDSIIRYVAFYFSLALYFILLPIVLSYSLGYHIDFYKFKIYKTGILSLTSTPAGATIYINGRLYKDITPVRIEELKPGDYLVEVKREGFYPWQKNLSVIPNMVTRADNIILFPTLRDIAKLCVVDTIDFAIPDSKNQIYHMTKSGLYRSNIDGTNLKKLSDYSDWPDYTINKRFSPDGKKMLYFNKKGIWVIYLDGRYTGKEAEYAEVEEVLRDSGIIKEAFWHSGSNHIVFVEDKDINVLELGKGREKNMVTLHKCGKVPQGLYYDESNDSLYFSDMRNERDCVLRLDLREKFFDKLLQRVKKELDIIYEQKK, from the coding sequence ATGAATAAAAGTGATTCCATAATAAGGTATGTTGCTTTCTATTTTTCGTTAGCGCTGTATTTTATCCTGCTTCCGATAGTCCTATCTTACTCGCTAGGCTACCACATAGATTTTTATAAATTCAAGATCTACAAGACCGGAATACTCTCTTTGACGAGCACTCCCGCGGGCGCCACCATATATATTAACGGCAGGCTATATAAAGATATAACACCGGTGCGCATAGAGGAGCTGAAGCCCGGTGATTATCTGGTAGAAGTAAAAAGAGAAGGGTTCTATCCGTGGCAGAAAAACCTCTCGGTTATACCTAATATGGTTACCAGGGCCGACAATATCATTCTTTTCCCAACGCTTCGGGATATCGCAAAGCTATGTGTCGTGGACACGATTGATTTTGCCATTCCCGATTCAAAAAATCAGATCTATCATATGACGAAATCCGGGCTATACAGGTCGAATATTGACGGAACTAATTTAAAGAAGTTGTCGGATTACTCTGATTGGCCGGACTACACGATAAATAAAAGGTTCTCGCCAGACGGTAAGAAGATGCTATATTTTAATAAAAAAGGCATATGGGTCATATATCTGGATGGCCGTTACACGGGTAAAGAGGCGGAATATGCCGAGGTTGAAGAAGTCTTAAGGGACTCCGGTATAATAAAAGAAGCATTCTGGCATTCCGGATCCAATCACATTGTTTTCGTTGAGGACAAGGATATAAATGTGCTTGAATTGGGTAAGGGCAGGGAGAAGAATATGGTGACTCTGCATAAATGCGGCAAGGTGCCGCAGGGGCTTTATTACGATGAATCCAATGATTCGTTGTATTTTAGCGATATGCGCAATGAGAGAGACTGCGTTTTGAGGCTCGATTTGAGAGAGAAGTTCTTCGATAAACTGCTTCAGCGTGTTAAGAAAGAGCTCGATATAATATATGAACAAAAAAAATAG